A genomic window from Roseofilum casamattae BLCC-M143 includes:
- a CDS encoding transposase yields MDESGILLGDNRPYARSEKGTRVRELKPFYRGSKITLVGAITQDKVLTLMTLNGSLDGAAFQVFVDHFLVPNLWKGAVVVMDRLAIHRMESVVKKIEGVGARVV; encoded by the coding sequence TTGGATGAAAGCGGTATTCTACTGGGAGATAACCGTCCTTACGCTCGCTCGGAAAAAGGAACTCGTGTCCGAGAACTTAAACCTTTCTATAGAGGCTCAAAAATCACTTTGGTTGGAGCTATTACCCAAGATAAAGTCTTAACTTTAATGACCTTAAATGGCTCCCTTGATGGAGCCGCTTTTCAAGTATTTGTTGACCATTTTCTCGTTCCTAACTTGTGGAAGGGGGCTGTAGTAGTAATGGATAGATTAGCCATTCATAGAATGGAATCAGTGGTGAAAAAAATTGAAGGAGTTGGTGCCCGTGTCGTTT